In Bacteroidota bacterium, the following proteins share a genomic window:
- a CDS encoding MFS transporter, with amino-acid sequence MSRHNITEQAKKSFPWLMMILMSSVTFVGILSELMPSGVLPLMMTDLNISEIQTGNLVGYYAIASAIFAIPLISVTMQFNRKYLLLLLLGGFAISNIVAGLVHDYTIIIILRIIGGICAGVMWPMIAAYGMRLVDEKDHGKAIAVIMAGTTLGISIGMPILTSIGNIYGWRTEFIGLGTFIFVIALVSFFALPSVPGEKLTKSSSPFALLKIPSVLLILLLTLLGVIAHYGVYIYITSLVDEIQLAGGVESALLFFGIGSLISVLLAIKYTDKHLRLLTILMFAFMIISMVIFLILGGTTGLGHIAFFLWGLSFGPLVTLLQAGVSRQVETAKDVATSVQSSVFNLSIMIASSVAGLLLGIYSPMSLIYLAIGLSVPGLIISFFSKKTLG; translated from the coding sequence ATGAGCAGACATAACATTACGGAGCAAGCCAAAAAATCTTTTCCGTGGCTCATGATGATTTTAATGTCATCGGTAACTTTTGTAGGAATACTGTCAGAGTTAATGCCATCAGGTGTGCTTCCACTGATGATGACTGATTTGAACATTAGTGAGATACAAACAGGAAATCTGGTAGGTTACTACGCTATAGCCTCAGCTATTTTTGCAATACCGCTGATTTCAGTCACCATGCAGTTTAACCGGAAATACTTGTTGCTCCTTTTGCTTGGTGGATTTGCGATTTCTAATATTGTTGCAGGTCTTGTACACGATTATACGATTATTATAATCTTAAGGATAATTGGCGGAATTTGTGCTGGTGTAATGTGGCCAATGATTGCTGCCTATGGTATGCGATTGGTCGATGAAAAAGATCACGGGAAAGCCATTGCAGTAATCATGGCTGGAACTACATTAGGAATTAGTATTGGAATGCCTATACTGACTTCTATTGGTAATATTTATGGATGGAGAACTGAATTTATTGGATTAGGCACTTTTATTTTTGTTATCGCCTTAGTTAGTTTCTTTGCTTTGCCTTCAGTACCAGGTGAGAAACTGACGAAAAGTTCTTCACCTTTTGCGCTATTAAAAATCCCGTCGGTTTTACTTATTTTACTGCTTACGCTACTTGGTGTCATAGCACATTACGGTGTCTATATTTATATCACTAGTCTTGTTGATGAAATTCAGTTGGCCGGAGGAGTAGAGAGTGCCTTATTATTTTTTGGAATAGGATCTTTGATTTCGGTATTGCTGGCTATAAAATATACGGATAAGCATTTGCGACTTCTAACCATTTTAATGTTTGCCTTCATGATTATCTCTATGGTTATTTTTCTAATTTTGGGTGGAACAACAGGACTGGGACACATTGCCTTCTTTTTATGGGGACTTTCATTTGGTCCATTAGTTACCTTGCTGCAAGCTGGTGTTAGCCGCCAGGTAGAAACTGCTAAAGATGTGGCCACCTCAGTTCAGTCTTCGGTATTTAACTTATCTATAATGATTGCTTCTTCAGTAGCAGGATTGTTACTAGGAATTTATTCGCCCATGAGTCTGATCTATTTGGCAATTGGGCTTTCTGTACCTGGTTTAATTATTTCATTTTTTTCGAAAAAGACTTTAGGTTGA
- a CDS encoding NAD(P)H-dependent oxidoreductase produces the protein MKKHKIAVIVGSLRKESFNLKTAKVLMAMAPESLSMELLNISGLPMFNEDLEANPPKEWEVLREKIKASDGLLFLTPEYNRSVPGVLKNAIDVGSRPYGENSWDGKPAGIVSVSIGNISGFGANHHLRQSLTFVNVPAMAQPEAYIGGAGGLFDDNGELINDSTKGFLKNFLEAFEKWVDTHVQKK, from the coding sequence ATGAAAAAACACAAAATTGCAGTTATCGTAGGAAGTCTTCGCAAAGAGTCCTTTAACTTAAAAACAGCCAAAGTACTGATGGCGATGGCACCAGAATCCTTATCAATGGAACTGTTAAACATATCAGGTCTTCCTATGTTCAATGAGGACTTAGAAGCCAATCCACCAAAAGAATGGGAAGTATTACGTGAAAAAATCAAGGCTTCGGATGGACTTCTTTTTCTAACACCTGAATATAACCGTTCCGTACCTGGTGTTCTAAAAAATGCCATTGATGTCGGTTCTCGCCCTTATGGAGAAAATTCATGGGATGGAAAACCAGCTGGAATTGTAAGCGTTTCCATTGGTAACATTAGCGGCTTTGGTGCGAATCACCATTTAAGACAGTCGCTAACTTTTGTGAATGTCCCTGCAATGGCACAACCAGAAGCTTATATTGGTGGAGCCGGGGGGCTTTTTGACGACAATGGGGAACTTATTAACGATTCTACCAAAGGATTCTTGAAGAACTTTTTGGAAGCCTTTGAAAAATGGGTTGATACCCATGTTCAGAAAAAATAA
- a CDS encoding catalase, with amino-acid sequence MKDKESKLTRQTGAPVGDNQNVQTTGLRGPMLMQDAWFLEKMANFDREVIPERKMHTKGSGAFGTFAVTHHITKYIKARIFSEVGKKTELFSRFSTVAGERGGAEKFIQIRQIRNCFKADPEYGQGVAKALGLTMDEVNNFDMSLYDKWAPKPTNR; translated from the coding sequence ATGAAAGACAAAGAATCAAAACTCACAAGACAAACTGGAGCACCGGTTGGAGATAATCAAAACGTACAAACTACAGGACTACGAGGCCCCATGTTAATGCAAGATGCTTGGTTTCTTGAAAAAATGGCAAACTTTGACAGAGAGGTCATCCCAGAAAGAAAAATGCACACTAAAGGATCCGGTGCTTTTGGCACATTTGCGGTTACTCACCACATTACTAAATACATTAAGGCGAGAATTTTTAGCGAAGTTGGTAAGAAAACAGAACTGTTCAGCAGATTTTCTACAGTTGCTGGAGAAAGAGGAGGCGCAGAGAAATTTATTCAAATTCGTCAAATAAGAAACTGTTTTAAAGCTGATCCAGAATACGGACAGGGTGTTGCTAAAGCACTTGGTTTAACTATGGATGAGGTCAATAATTTTGACATGTCTCTTTATGATAAATGGGCGCCGAAACCTACTAATAGATAA
- a CDS encoding ABC-F family ATP-binding cassette domain-containing protein, whose protein sequence is MIAVSNIELHFGGRVMFDKISFLINDNDKIGLTGRNGAGKSTLLKVLKGIQNTDGGDIMYPKGTVIGYLPQELHSQSSLSVINETKKAFELATQYMDEKEKIMHEMETRTDYESDSYMDLINRLGEVEHQIEMHDGYSVEEQTERVLKGLGFEPVDFEKEMKTLSGGWQMRVELAKILLLKPDLILLDEPTNHLDIESVLWLEKFLKDYPGAIIMVSHDRSFLDNITNRTVEVVNGDIDDYNAPYTKYVELRKERREQQINAKKNQDREIAQLERNIDRFRAKASKATFAQSLIKKLDKMDIIEVEEENLSAMNLHFPQAQASGRVVVEAHHVTKSFDDKMVINDQSFDINRGEKIAFVGKNGMGKTTLTRILVDNLSYEGEIKLGYNVTVGYYAQHAADSMDGKDTVLEVVDNVATGDIRTKLRDMLGCFLFKGDDVFKKVKVLSGGEKGRLALCKMILEPRNFLVLDEPTNHLDIMSKEILKNAIRQFEGTVIIVSHDRDFLHGLTDKIFEFTKNGIKEHIGDINEFLEKKKLEDIRMLTKKDEKPSSPQVGNKEKPKGKTEDAGVKEVKKLKAEVEKSEKKIAELERQIADLDKKLQDAQQFQELSKNPDFFSGYEALKKQLESEMKNWEQLSEQL, encoded by the coding sequence ATGATAGCAGTTTCCAACATAGAATTACACTTCGGCGGACGGGTAATGTTCGACAAGATTTCCTTTCTTATTAATGATAACGATAAGATTGGTCTGACGGGTCGCAACGGGGCCGGCAAATCCACTTTGCTCAAAGTATTGAAGGGCATTCAAAACACCGATGGAGGCGATATTATGTATCCCAAAGGAACGGTGATTGGCTATTTGCCGCAGGAACTTCATTCCCAGTCCTCTTTGTCGGTCATCAATGAAACCAAAAAAGCATTTGAACTCGCCACTCAGTATATGGATGAGAAGGAGAAGATCATGCATGAAATGGAAACTCGCACCGACTACGAGAGCGATTCCTATATGGATTTGATCAATCGTTTGGGCGAAGTAGAACACCAGATTGAGATGCACGACGGGTATAGCGTAGAAGAGCAAACCGAGCGGGTGTTGAAAGGACTTGGTTTTGAACCGGTTGATTTTGAAAAGGAGATGAAGACCTTGAGTGGAGGCTGGCAGATGCGGGTGGAACTGGCAAAGATTCTTTTGCTGAAACCCGATTTGATTCTGCTCGATGAGCCGACCAATCACCTCGACATTGAATCAGTTTTGTGGCTAGAAAAATTTCTGAAAGACTATCCGGGCGCTATTATCATGGTGTCGCACGACCGGAGCTTCCTCGATAACATCACGAACCGAACAGTCGAAGTGGTCAATGGAGATATTGACGATTACAACGCTCCATACACCAAATATGTGGAGTTAAGAAAAGAGCGTCGTGAACAGCAAATCAATGCTAAGAAAAATCAGGACCGCGAGATAGCGCAACTGGAAAGAAATATTGACCGGTTTCGCGCCAAGGCCAGCAAGGCTACTTTTGCTCAATCGCTGATTAAGAAGCTGGACAAGATGGATATTATCGAGGTGGAAGAAGAAAATCTTTCGGCGATGAATCTCCACTTTCCACAGGCGCAGGCATCGGGCAGAGTAGTGGTGGAAGCGCATCATGTGACCAAGTCCTTTGACGACAAGATGGTTATCAACGATCAAAGCTTTGATATCAATCGCGGAGAGAAGATTGCTTTTGTCGGGAAGAATGGCATGGGCAAAACTACGCTCACGCGGATATTGGTGGACAATCTCAGTTACGAGGGTGAAATCAAGTTGGGCTATAATGTAACGGTAGGATACTATGCACAACACGCTGCCGATTCTATGGATGGAAAAGATACGGTGTTGGAGGTGGTGGACAATGTAGCCACTGGCGACATTCGCACCAAACTGCGCGATATGCTCGGTTGCTTTTTGTTCAAAGGCGATGATGTGTTCAAGAAGGTGAAAGTGTTGAGTGGAGGTGAGAAAGGAAGATTGGCTTTGTGTAAAATGATATTGGAGCCGCGTAACTTTTTGGTGTTGGATGAGCCAACCAATCACCTCGACATCATGTCAAAAGAGATATTGAAAAACGCTATCCGACAATTTGAAGGAACCGTCATCATCGTTTCACACGACCGTGACTTTCTACACGGATTGACCGATAAGATTTTTGAATTCACTAAAAACGGAATCAAGGAACATATCGGTGACATCAACGAATTTCTGGAAAAGAAGAAGCTGGAGGATATACGTATGCTGACCAAGAAGGACGAAAAGCCCTCTAGCCCACAAGTGGGAAATAAAGAAAAGCCCAAGGGTAAAACAGAAGATGCAGGGGTTAAAGAAGTGAAGAAGCTCAAGGCGGAAGTAGAGAAGAGCGAGAAGAAGATAGCGGAACTAGAACGCCAGATTGCCGATTTAGATAAAAAGCTACAGGACGCACAGCAGTTTCAGGAGCTCAGCAAAAACCCGGACTTCTTTTCGGGCTATGAGGCCTTGAAAAAACAATTAGAAAGCGAAATGAAAAACTGGGAGCAGTTGTCGGAACAACTGTAA
- the radA gene encoding DNA repair protein RadA yields the protein MSKTRSIYFCQNCGNQSPKWIGKCPACGEWNTYVEEVVDKAEEKLKEKRGFAKKHNEEAKPIPIREVQELDTHKIDTHDTELNRVLGGGIVLGSLILIGGEPGIGKSTLMLQVALKMKGKKILYVTGEESDRQIKLRADRIGIKNDQCYILTEVNTQQIFKQAVDTAPDIIVIDSIQTLQSIYVESPPGSVSQVRECTAELQRFSKETSIPIFLIGHITKDGMIAGPKVLEHIVDTVLQFEGDRNYTYRILRTTKNRFGPTSEIGIYEMIGEGLRPVLNPSEILLTQRDENLSGIAIAAMMEGMRPFLIETQALVTPAFYGTPQRSSTGFDGRRLNMLLAVLEKRAGFRFGTKDVFLNIAGGLRVEDPAIDLAVMAALTSSYNDIPVSSKIAFAAEVGLSGEVRAVSRIDQRISEADKLGFEKIYISKFNQKFDAKKFNIEIVYLSKVQALMEELFG from the coding sequence ATGTCCAAAACCCGATCCATCTACTTCTGTCAAAACTGCGGCAACCAATCGCCGAAGTGGATTGGCAAATGCCCGGCCTGTGGCGAATGGAATACTTATGTGGAAGAAGTGGTAGATAAGGCCGAAGAGAAATTGAAAGAAAAACGTGGCTTTGCGAAGAAACATAATGAAGAAGCTAAACCGATTCCTATCCGCGAGGTGCAGGAACTGGATACACACAAGATAGATACACACGATACGGAACTCAACCGGGTGTTGGGAGGTGGGATTGTGTTAGGCTCCTTGATTCTGATAGGCGGCGAACCGGGTATCGGCAAGTCCACCTTGATGTTGCAGGTGGCTTTGAAGATGAAGGGAAAGAAAATTCTTTACGTAACCGGTGAAGAAAGCGACCGTCAAATCAAACTGCGCGCCGACCGTATCGGCATTAAGAATGACCAATGTTATATACTGACGGAAGTAAACACGCAGCAGATTTTCAAACAAGCAGTGGACACCGCACCGGATATTATTGTGATTGATTCGATACAAACGCTACAGAGTATTTATGTAGAATCGCCTCCGGGTAGCGTATCGCAGGTGCGCGAATGTACTGCTGAGTTGCAACGCTTCTCCAAAGAAACTTCCATCCCTATCTTTTTGATTGGTCACATCACTAAAGATGGAATGATAGCCGGACCGAAGGTGTTGGAGCATATCGTGGATACGGTGTTGCAGTTTGAAGGCGACCGAAATTATACATATCGAATCCTTCGCACTACCAAAAATCGTTTCGGCCCTACTTCCGAAATTGGTATTTATGAAATGATTGGCGAAGGACTGCGACCGGTACTCAACCCTTCCGAAATTCTGCTCACACAGCGCGATGAGAACCTAAGCGGCATCGCTATCGCAGCGATGATGGAAGGCATGAGGCCCTTCTTGATTGAAACACAAGCACTCGTTACTCCTGCCTTTTATGGAACTCCACAGCGTTCTTCCACCGGCTTCGATGGGCGGCGACTGAACATGCTTCTTGCCGTACTCGAAAAGCGTGCGGGCTTTCGTTTCGGCACCAAAGATGTTTTTCTGAATATAGCAGGTGGCCTCCGCGTAGAAGACCCCGCTATTGATCTGGCCGTGATGGCTGCCCTTACCTCTTCTTATAACGACATACCTGTTTCTTCTAAAATCGCCTTTGCTGCTGAAGTAGGATTAAGTGGCGAAGTGCGCGCCGTCAGCCGTATTGATCAGCGCATCTCGGAAGCGGACAAACTTGGCTTCGAGAAAATCTATATCTCCAAGTTCAATCAGAAATTCGATGCTAAGAAATTCAACATCGAAATCGTTTACCTCAGCAAGGTGCAGGCGCTGATGGAGGAGTTGTTTGGGTGA
- a CDS encoding acetyl-CoA hydrolase/transferase family protein: MKFITEEQALSIVKSGENIFIHTAAAAPQRLVNALTARHRELKNVCITHLHTEGTAPYAQPEYASSFRVNVFFIGANIRPYIEQENVQYIPMFLSEIPLVIRKRKYPVDTVLVQVSPPDAHGFCSLGVSVDATKAACDMATKIIALVNPNMPRALGDGMIHQSKITVAVYAEDLIHETPLRTLTENELAIGKNVATLVEDGATLQMGIGAIPNATLLALGNHKDLGIHTEMFSDGLLPLVEKGVITGSKKKKHAGKIVSSFAVGTRKLYDFINDNPAVAMLDVGYVNDTSIIRKNDKMTAINSAIEIDLTGQICSDSIGARLYSGVGGQMDFIRGASLSEGGKPIIALNSVTGKGVSKIVPMLKPGAGVVTTRANVHHIVTEYGVADLYCRNISQRAKALIAIAHPDHREELERKAFELFGRL, encoded by the coding sequence ATGAAATTCATAACCGAAGAACAAGCGCTTAGCATCGTAAAAAGCGGAGAGAACATTTTCATCCATACTGCCGCTGCCGCTCCACAGCGTTTGGTGAATGCCTTGACTGCCCGGCACCGGGAATTAAAGAATGTTTGTATCACTCATTTACATACAGAGGGCACTGCTCCTTATGCGCAGCCTGAATATGCATCGTCGTTTCGAGTCAATGTTTTTTTCATCGGGGCAAACATCCGCCCCTACATAGAACAGGAGAACGTTCAGTATATTCCAATGTTTCTGAGTGAAATTCCTTTGGTTATCCGCAAAAGAAAATATCCGGTGGATACGGTGTTGGTACAAGTAAGTCCGCCGGATGCTCATGGTTTTTGTTCCTTGGGTGTGTCGGTGGATGCTACTAAAGCCGCTTGCGATATGGCGACTAAAATTATTGCCCTCGTAAACCCCAACATGCCTCGCGCACTGGGTGATGGCATGATACATCAGTCAAAAATCACGGTGGCGGTATATGCTGAAGATCTCATTCATGAAACACCTCTACGGACACTCACAGAAAATGAACTGGCCATTGGAAAAAATGTAGCTACGCTCGTAGAAGATGGCGCAACCCTTCAAATGGGAATTGGTGCCATTCCCAATGCTACCCTGCTGGCTTTGGGCAATCATAAAGACCTCGGAATCCATACCGAAATGTTCAGCGATGGCCTTTTGCCTTTGGTGGAAAAGGGCGTAATAACCGGCAGCAAGAAGAAAAAACATGCAGGAAAAATTGTTTCATCTTTTGCCGTCGGCACGCGAAAACTATATGACTTTATTAACGACAATCCGGCGGTGGCCATGTTGGATGTGGGATATGTAAATGACACCAGCATTATTCGGAAGAACGACAAAATGACCGCTATCAATAGTGCGATTGAGATTGACCTTACCGGACAAATATGTTCTGATTCTATAGGAGCGCGCTTGTATAGCGGGGTTGGTGGTCAAATGGATTTTATCCGAGGAGCATCATTGAGTGAAGGAGGCAAGCCTATTATCGCCCTCAATTCTGTTACTGGAAAAGGAGTTTCAAAAATAGTCCCCATGCTGAAACCGGGAGCGGGTGTAGTAACCACCCGGGCGAATGTACATCACATCGTTACTGAGTATGGCGTAGCGGATCTATATTGTAGAAACATTTCACAGCGTGCCAAAGCCCTGATAGCTATCGCTCATCCAGATCACCGGGAAGAATTAGAAAGAAAAGCATTTGAACTTTTTGGACGATTGTAG
- a CDS encoding tetratricopeptide repeat protein has protein sequence MNYFRAPLLACACLLLSAFTFAQAPRDLYKTASDQYKSSQFEQAATSYEKILAQGYPSPEVYFNLGNCYYKLNQIAKATLNFERAAKLSPEDEDIRHNLKLSELKTIDKIQPVPQLAVITWWKEFTASYSSGGWAIYAVIFVWLALLAVAFSLFIGMKKITATVGVLFFILSVSFLMLSFQQKTREQNASAAILMVSNSFIKSAPDFNGSNLFMIHEGVKFNILDQVGTWYKIRLADGKVGWLEKGSFERI, from the coding sequence ATGAACTACTTTCGTGCACCACTGCTCGCATGTGCTTGTCTGCTATTATCCGCTTTTACATTTGCTCAAGCTCCACGGGACTTATATAAAACTGCCTCAGATCAATATAAATCCAGTCAGTTTGAACAAGCGGCCACCAGCTATGAAAAGATTTTGGCACAGGGCTATCCATCACCAGAAGTATATTTTAACCTAGGCAATTGTTACTACAAATTGAATCAAATTGCAAAGGCGACACTCAATTTTGAAAGGGCAGCCAAACTTTCTCCGGAGGACGAAGATATCCGGCATAATCTCAAACTCTCCGAACTAAAAACTATTGATAAAATTCAGCCGGTTCCCCAATTGGCGGTGATTACTTGGTGGAAAGAATTCACCGCTTCCTACTCTTCCGGTGGATGGGCCATATATGCGGTGATTTTTGTTTGGCTGGCTCTGTTGGCTGTTGCCTTTTCATTGTTTATAGGGATGAAAAAAATAACTGCCACGGTGGGTGTTCTGTTTTTTATTTTATCCGTTAGCTTTTTGATGTTGTCCTTTCAACAAAAAACCAGAGAACAAAATGCGTCAGCAGCCATTTTGATGGTTTCCAACTCTTTCATTAAAAGTGCACCTGATTTCAATGGCAGCAATCTATTTATGATTCATGAAGGAGTTAAATTCAATATCCTAGACCAAGTAGGCACTTGGTATAAAATCCGTCTTGCAGATGGGAAAGTAGGCTGGTTGGAGAAAGGAAGTTTCGAGCGGATTTAA
- a CDS encoding protein BatD: MRTSTSHIKQLKPSLLKGLAVVLILFIAVFNCQLLTAQARFSAAAPKTVPENQSFQLSYTLENANGTNLRPPSFNDFQLVGGPNTSTSMQFINGSVSQSVTYSYILRPKKQGTYKIGKASINVEGVNMESNEVSVEISAPSSQQQSQQRQRNPFDPFGDPFFNQQQEPEPQTSNEDLSKQLKDDIFLKVVVSKSSLYKGEMLTASYKLYFRQNLSGYNLSKAPTFDGFWSQEVELDPKRTPSVETINGKQFNTVEVLKYNLYPQRAGSLQIAPAELSTVAQVAVRSHSRNAFDDFFNMGRAQNVPLNLKTAATSISVKDLPDSGKPADFAGAVGKMNFQTSLSSKEAKTDEPITYTVKISGTGNLKLVDAPTVQLPNGFEVYEPKVKENISNGAAGMSGTKQYDYLIVPRQPGDYKIESQVFSYFDPSTGKYHSIASPEYALKITGEASKNPNTGISASVSKQDVSLLGQDIIYIKTKLPEFNKSGKSFFGSAGFMALYSAPFLLFIGLIVLKRRSDSLSADLVGAKRRRALKLAKKRLSLADKHLKQNDRKSFYDEVSRAIWGYLGDKLSIDMSELSKDNVADKLSARSAKIETVVKLQQLISTCELALYASSGGDGEMKHHYDSALNLIADLEDEIKA; the protein is encoded by the coding sequence GTGAGAACAAGTACTAGCCATATTAAGCAGTTGAAGCCTTCCTTGTTGAAGGGTTTAGCGGTCGTGCTTATACTTTTCATAGCGGTATTTAACTGCCAGTTATTAACCGCCCAAGCTCGGTTTTCTGCGGCAGCTCCCAAAACCGTGCCCGAAAATCAGAGCTTTCAACTGAGCTATACACTTGAAAATGCAAACGGAACAAATTTAAGACCTCCTTCCTTCAATGATTTTCAGTTGGTGGGTGGGCCAAATACATCGACCAGTATGCAGTTTATCAATGGCAGTGTATCTCAGTCGGTTACCTACTCCTATATTTTACGTCCTAAAAAGCAGGGGACTTATAAAATCGGGAAGGCAAGCATCAATGTGGAGGGGGTAAATATGGAGTCTAATGAGGTAAGCGTGGAAATATCCGCACCCTCCTCTCAACAACAAAGCCAACAACGACAGCGCAACCCCTTCGACCCTTTTGGAGACCCCTTCTTTAATCAACAACAAGAGCCGGAGCCTCAGACTTCTAATGAAGATCTTAGCAAACAATTGAAGGATGATATTTTTCTCAAAGTAGTTGTCAGTAAAAGCTCCTTGTATAAAGGCGAAATGCTTACCGCTTCTTACAAACTATATTTCCGTCAGAACTTATCGGGCTATAACTTGAGCAAGGCGCCTACATTCGATGGGTTCTGGAGCCAGGAAGTGGAATTGGATCCTAAAAGAACTCCTTCTGTTGAAACCATTAATGGCAAGCAATTCAACACGGTTGAAGTACTGAAATACAATCTTTATCCGCAGCGTGCAGGAAGTTTACAAATAGCTCCGGCTGAACTCTCCACGGTGGCACAGGTGGCTGTCCGGTCTCATTCTCGGAATGCCTTTGATGATTTTTTCAATATGGGGCGAGCGCAGAATGTTCCTTTAAACCTAAAAACAGCGGCGACTAGCATCAGTGTGAAAGATTTGCCAGACAGCGGCAAACCGGCCGACTTTGCAGGAGCGGTGGGTAAAATGAATTTTCAAACCTCGCTTTCATCGAAGGAAGCCAAAACAGATGAACCAATTACCTATACCGTTAAAATATCCGGAACCGGCAATCTGAAGTTGGTTGATGCTCCCACTGTCCAATTGCCAAACGGATTTGAAGTTTACGAACCCAAGGTGAAAGAAAATATTTCTAATGGTGCAGCAGGAATGAGCGGAACGAAGCAGTATGACTATTTGATTGTACCTCGCCAACCCGGCGATTATAAAATCGAGAGTCAGGTGTTTTCATACTTCGATCCTTCTACCGGAAAATACCACAGTATTGCTTCGCCGGAGTATGCACTAAAGATTACCGGAGAGGCATCTAAAAATCCAAACACCGGCATTTCTGCCTCGGTTAGTAAGCAGGATGTTTCCTTACTTGGTCAGGACATCATTTACATCAAGACCAAACTACCGGAGTTTAATAAAAGTGGTAAATCTTTTTTCGGTTCTGCGGGATTCATGGCTCTTTACTCTGCGCCGTTTCTTCTTTTTATCGGGCTGATAGTTTTGAAAAGAAGAAGCGATTCTTTGTCAGCAGATTTAGTAGGTGCCAAGAGAAGAAGAGCTTTGAAACTGGCAAAAAAGCGCTTGAGCCTGGCTGATAAACATTTGAAGCAGAATGACAGAAAGAGTTTCTATGATGAAGTTTCACGCGCCATTTGGGGATACCTTGGAGATAAGTTAAGTATTGATATGTCCGAACTCTCCAAAGACAATGTGGCAGATAAACTTTCGGCACGTAGTGCTAAAATCGAAACTGTAGTTAAACTTCAGCAACTGATCAGCACTTGCGAATTGGCTCTCTATGCTTCATCAGGGGGAGATGGAGAGATGAAGCATCATTACGATTCAGCGCTGAACTTGATTGCAGATTTGGAAGATGAGATTAAAGCATGA
- a CDS encoding tetratricopeptide repeat protein, producing MKSRGKRYLMLLILFYTGMLTAQIPFTTQPEKTQTRNGNKNFKKDNYTDAEADYKKALNEKNNMPEAVFNLGDAVYEQKRYEEAAKQFQLSAQTNADPVVKAKAYHNLGNTLLEQKKWADAISAYKNALKINPKDADTKYNLAYANAMMQQQQGGGENKQDQKNKKEDKKDQQQNKQDNKDQKQDEQQGKQQEQKEQQQKQGQQQQAKLSKEDAEKLLQALMNEEQKTNQKMQQKQMKPVNVKIQKDW from the coding sequence ATGAAAAGCAGGGGAAAACGATACTTAATGTTGTTGATTCTTTTCTATACAGGTATGCTTACTGCACAGATTCCTTTTACTACCCAACCGGAGAAAACGCAAACCCGAAACGGAAATAAGAATTTCAAAAAAGACAATTATACCGATGCTGAAGCCGATTACAAAAAGGCGCTGAATGAAAAGAACAATATGCCCGAAGCGGTCTTTAATCTAGGGGATGCAGTGTATGAGCAAAAGCGTTATGAAGAGGCTGCTAAACAATTTCAGCTTTCTGCACAAACGAACGCCGACCCGGTGGTTAAAGCCAAGGCATATCACAATCTCGGCAATACTTTATTAGAACAGAAAAAATGGGCCGACGCAATTTCAGCTTATAAGAATGCTTTAAAGATTAATCCGAAGGATGCCGACACCAAATACAATCTGGCATACGCCAACGCGATGATGCAACAACAACAAGGCGGCGGAGAGAATAAACAAGATCAGAAAAACAAAAAAGAAGATAAGAAAGATCAGCAACAAAATAAGCAAGACAACAAAGACCAAAAGCAGGACGAGCAACAAGGCAAGCAGCAAGAGCAAAAAGAGCAACAGCAAAAACAAGGACAGCAGCAACAAGCTAAGCTATCTAAGGAAGACGCAGAAAAATTATTGCAGGCTTTAATGAACGAAGAACAAAAGACGAATCAAAAAATGCAGCAGAAGCAAATGAAGCCAGTCAACGTAAAGATTCAGAAAGATTGGTAA